In Deltaproteobacteria bacterium, the genomic stretch CCCAACCGCACCGTCACGGTGTCCCCCGGCGCGACGCCAAACGCCAGACAACGGAAGAGGTACGGGTCGGCGTAGGTGAACGAGGTGTGTGGCCGGTGATCGGCCTCGTCGCAGTCGACCAGCGCGTCTTTGCCCGTGAGCCCGTCGCACAGGCGGCGCTCACCCTGCTCGAGCTGCAGGTCACCGCGGATCACGAGGTCGGTGACGAAGCTCGAACGAGGGCCGCGTCCGTGCTCGAAGTACCGCTCCTGTGCGAACGACTGCCAGGTCGTGGCCAGCTGTGACGCCTGTCGTCGTGCGAGCGCGCCGACACCGAGGACCGCGAGCCCGATCGCGATCCATGGCGCGAGCACCCGCACGCGCGGCCCGAAGATCGCGGCGGTCGGGGGCGCGAGCGCGGTGCCCCGCAGCAGCATCGCGAGCGCGAGCACCAGCGCGATCGCGCTGACCCATGGCAGGACGACTTCGCCGCGCGTGCGCAGGTAGTGCAGCTCGATCACCGCGTGCTCGAGCGGGCGATCGAGCTCGAACGCGAGCAGGTCCATGCCGCTCGACACGCTGGCGGTGGTGGTCTCGATCGCCTCGCCGTCGAGCGTTGCCTGCCACCGCCCAGACGGCGCCTGCGCCAGCGTCAGCCGCCCGCCCGTCGGCGACGACACCTCGACGCGCACCGAATCACGCGTGCGCTCGAAGGCATGGATCTCGCCGCCACCGATGACGAAGCGCGGCGCGGTGTCCGGTGCGAGCGTGAAGCGTTCGAGCGTGTAGCTGCCGTACTCGCCGATGCGCACGAGTGCGTCGGCGAGCGCTTCGTCGGTGTCGTCGAGGGGGCGATCGTGGATGACGTGGGTGACACCGAGGCGACGCAGCACCGCCACCGAGCGCCGCGTGATCTGCCACTCGAAGTTCACGGTCGCGACGTGACCGTCGAGTACGGCGGCGGCACCGGCATCGGCGATCGAGAACAGCGGATAGGTGCCGCCACCCATGCCAGTGCGAAGGAAGGCCACCCGCATCTGCGGCGTCGCGGTGGCCTCGTCACGCAGCGCCGAGGCGAGCGCGGCCTCTTCGGCTTCGGCGCCGCTGTGGGCGAGCGTGTCGACGGCCCCGACCGGCCGATGGACCAACAGGCCCCCGCGCTCGAGTGCCGACGCGACCAGTGGCGCCAACAGGACCGCCACGATCACGCGGCGCAGCCAGTTCACGGGCAGCCCAGGATCGGCCGGTGCGTTGCGTCGGATCGCCGCGTGGATCCACGCCGCTGCGCAGGCGCACGCGGTGCCCGTGAGCGCGAACATCGGGGGCTTGAGCCCGATCGCGAAGCGGGGGAACTGCAGGTTCTTGAACGCGGCGATCAACAGATCGAGGCGCAGCACGGTGATGCCGTCCTGCGAACCCACCAGCAGCATGGCGACGCACGAGAGCACGACCATCCATGCGGCGGTGCGGCCACTCCACAGCGCGAGCGCCAGGCCGATCGCGAAGCCGCCGCTGGCCCACGCCCACGGGCCCTCGAACAGCTCGCCGCTCAGCAGCCGGATCGCGAGCGCGCCGAGCCCCGACCAACCGACCGGTGAGCGGCCGAGCTCACCGGCGGCGGCGAAGAACGTCGCGAGGCCGCCGGCCGCGAGCGCGAGCCCGAGCACGTGGACCACTGCGATCGTGCGCAGGCGACAGGCACGGCTGCGCGCACCCGGGGGCGTCGCGACCACGGCGATCGCGAACGCGACGCCACCGATGGCCCACGTCAGCAGACCGAAGGGATGCCCCAGCAGACCGCCGGCGACGCACCCGCTGGCGATCGCGAGCCGCCGCGGGCTCGGGTGCTCCATCGCGCGCAGCGTCCACACCAGCGCGGCCAGCCACAGCGCGCACGACAGCAGCTGCGCCCACACGCCGTGGAACATGAGGTAGTTCCAGCCGCCCAGGCGCGAGGCGCCGGGATCGAGCAGCCACGCCAGCGCTGCGAGGGCGCCGGCCCACGCGGCCACGAGCTCGTGGTCACACTCGATGCGCGCGCGCGTCAGCACGTCGCGCGTGATCGCGGCTGCCAGCTGCCACGCGCCCCACGAGACCAGCGACCACAACCCCAGCAGACCCCACGCGTAGCTGTGGCGCAGGCCGATCGCGCCGAAGCTGACCACGTGCACGAACGCGACCCAGAGGTAACCCAGCGTGGGGTAGCCCTCGCCGAACGGGAAGCCGTGGTTGAAGCGATCGGTCCAGCCGCTCAAGCGGCCCTCGGGCAGCAGGTCGTCGAGCAAGACGCGGGTCTGGAAGTAGTGGATCGCGTGATCCCGCGTCGCCGGGGGCTCGCCCTTCACCAGCGGCCACAGCAGGACCACGCTGGCGCAGGCCACGATCGCCAGCGGCAGCGCGCGGCGGCCCTTGCGAGCGCGTCGGCGCCGAAGCGCGCGCGCAGCCGCGGCAACAGCTCGGGCAACAGCTCGGGCAACAGCACCAACGCAGCGCCGGTGAGCAGCCATCGCAGCAAACCGTCGGTCAGCCATGCGCCGCCGGCCACCACGGGCAGCAGTGCGACCCGCAGTAGGGGTTGGCTGGCGATGCGCGCGACGCCGGACGGCCACTCCACGTACGCACGACTGTATGCTCGGGCACGGTGGCCGTGCTACCAGGATCTGCGATGGCCCGCATCGATACCGATCTGATCCACGCCGGCGAGCCGCGCCCTCGCATCGCCGGTGCGGTGGTGGCCCCGATCTTCCAGTCGTCGACCTTCGCACACAGCTCCGACCCGAGCGCTGCCGCGGGCGACTACCACGACCTCCGCTACCTGCGACTGTCGAACTCGCCGACGCACCAGGCGCTGCACGCCAAGCTCGCCGTGCTCGAGGGCGCCGAGGCGGGCCTGGTCGCCGCCAGCGGCATGGCAGCGATCACGACCACATTGCTCTCGGTTCTCCGCAGCGGCGATCACGTCATCGCGCAGCGCTGCCTGTACGGCGGCACGCACGACTTCATGACGCAGGATCTCGCGGCACTGGGCATCTCGGTGACCTTCGTCGGCGGCGACGACCGCGAGGGCTGGGCCCAGGCGGTGCGACCGACCACGCGCGTGTTCTACTGCGAGAGCCTCACCAACCCGACGTTGGAGCTGGCCGACCTTCGCGGCATCGCAGGGTTCGCGCGCGAGCGCGGCCTGATCTCGATGATCGACAACACCTTCGCCACGCCGGTGAACCTGCGCCCGGTGGCGCTGGGCTTCGACCTGGTGTTGCACAGCGCGACCAAGTATTTGAACGGCCACTCTGACCTCGTCGCGGGCGCGGTGATGGGGCGCGCAGAGTTGGTCGCGGGCGTGCATCGCAAGCTCAACCACCTCGGCGGCTCGCTCGATCCGCACGCGGCATTCCTGTTGCAGCGGGGACTCAAGACCCTCGCGGTGCGGGTGCGCCACCACAACGCGTCTGCGCTCGCGCTGGCGCGGATGCTCGCGACCCACCCCCGCGTGCTGCGGGTACGGTACCCCGGGCTGGCCGATCACCCGGCGCACGCCCGCGCCCGCGAGCTGCTCACGGGCTTCGGCGGCATGTTGTCGTTCGAGCTGCACGGCGGGGCCGCGGTCGCGCACGCCGTGATTGCAGCGCTGCGTCTGCCGGTCGAAGCGCCGAGCCTCGGTGGTCCCGAGACCCTGGTGACGCGCCCTGCGGCGACCTCGCACGTGGGCCTCGACCCCGCGACTCGGGCGTCGCTCGGCATCACCGACGCGCTGGTGCGCGTCAGCGTCGGGCTCGAGGACGCCGACGATCTCTGCGAGGACTTCACGCAGGCGCTCGCCCGCGCGTGAGATCGGGCCGTTGCGTCACGCCGCGGCGGTCAGTGCCGGGGCGCCGGCGAGCATCCACGACAGCGCCCGCTCGAGCTCACCCTCGGGCAGCGCGTCGATCACGTCGCCGTGGGCGAACACGAGCCGTTGCGCGCCAAGCCCCAACACCGCGCGGGCGCTCGCGGCCGCGGCACTGCGATCCTTGGTGAGCAGACGCCAGGCCCGGCTCTGACCGAGCCGGCGGTGCACGCCCATCATCCGCAGTACCCACGGCGTGAAGAAGCCCTCGGTGCGATGGATGTTGAACAACAGCTCGGTGACGACGAGCGTGCGACTGGCGCGGTGGAAGAACACCGTCTCCCCGACCTTGGGCGCTCCGGCGATCGCGATCGAGGCGATCGCGTCGGCCCACGGCTCGCGGCCATCGCCGTGAATGCCCGCGAACGCGAGGTCGGGTCGCTTCTCCCGCAGGCCAGGCGACGCCCACAGCTGCGCACCGGGGAAGCGCGTCGCCCACGGCTGCACGAACAGGTGATGAAACGAGTTCGGCGCGACGATGTACGCGACCTCGCCCTTGGCCGCCACCGCCTCGAGCAGCCCCGCGTCGGGTACGATCGGCGAGAGCAACCACAGGCGGCCGTCGGGCAGGCGCACCACGGTCATCGCGATCGGCATGCGGATGCCGGTGAGGCGGAGCTGGGTGGTCGCCGTGAAGATGTCGCCGCCGTGATCGATGAGCATCGAAATTAGTCAATCATGTCTGACTAAACCTGACAACTAGAAATGGTCAAGCGAGATTGACGTTGTCGGCGCGACGCTTGACGTTGCGGGGCGATCCTGTTGCACTGCCAGCCGTCCGTGGCGCGTGTCCCACCGAACCAAGTCGCCGCGCTCGAGCGGGCGAAGGCCGCCAGCTTCGCGCAGCTCTTGCTGCAATGTGCCCGCCGCTTCGACGAGCTGGCGATTGCGCGCGTGCGCGACCGCAGCGGCATCGACCTGCGGTCGGCCCACACCTCGTTGTTCCCCCACATCGATCTCGCGGGCACGCGACTGACCGAGCTCGCGCGTCGACTCGGCGTGAGCAAGCAGGCGGTCGCGCCCCTGGTCGACGACCTGGTCGAGATGGGCGCGCTCGAGCGCGTGCCCGACCCCGACGACGCCCGCGCGAAACTCATCGTGTTCGCCAAGCGCCGCGGACGCGTCCGCATCCACGATGGGCTCGCGGTGCTCGGCGAGCTCGAGGCCGAGGCCGCCGCCGCGGTCGGCAAGGACAAGCTGCGGACCCTGCATGCCATCCTCGGTGAGCTGCTGGTGTGGCTGCGCGAGCGCGGGGACGCGGATCCCGGGTGATCGTGGCGGCCCGGAGCGGCGATCGCGTCGACGGACCCGGCAGGGTTGCATATATTGGCCGCACCCATGACGCGCGGCGCCGAAGCTCCACCACGCCCCTCGACCCGCCGCCATGTGCTCGGCTGGCTCGCCGCTGCGACCGTCAGCGCGGCGCTCGGCTGCGCACCCAAGGCCCGTGCCGAGCGCGTCGCCGAGTTCCCACTCGAGACGAGCACGCGCTATGCGTGGATCACCGACGAGCCGGTGCTGATCCAGCTCGGCGAGCCGCAGGCGAACGTGCGCACCGAGGCCAACGAGCTGCGACTGCGTGCCGCGATCGACGCTGCATTGGCGAAGCGCGGCTTCCAGGTGGTATCGCGCGACGAGGCCCAGGTGCTGGTGGCGTTCTCGGTGGGAACGACGGTGCGCTATCGGCTCGAGGGCTCGACGAGCGGGTCGATCGCCGGGCTCGAACCCGGCGAGAAGCAGACCAAGGGCACGTTGAACATCTACCTCGTCGATCACGCGTCCCGGCGCGAGGTGTGGCACGGCTGGACCTCGAAGTGGCTGTCGAAGGGCGATGACCCCGACGCGACCGTGCACGAGGCGGTCGAGGCTGTGATGGCGGCCTTCCCAGGCACGCGCTGAAAAAGAAGCTCCGACCGGCGTGATCAATCCGGCGTCGGGTCGGTCTACGATCTTCAGATGCCAGCGAACCGAGAACTCCGCTCGATCCTGCGCCTGACCGCCCTCGTTGCGCTGGTCCTGGGCGCTGGCTGTGACGAGACCTCCAAGATCTGCTTCGAAGGTGCCGGCAAGCCGGTGCACCTGCAGATCAGCGCGTGCGGCGAGCTGTGCGAGAAGGACGATCAGAAGGCGTGCGGTCACATGACCGACCTCGCGCTGCCGGCGTGCATGGAGAAGCACGACCGCGAGTCGTGCGCGTGGATGTGCAACTACTCGACGGTGGGCGGCAAGGAGCTGTTCTGCGACGAGCTCGCGAAGCTGCCCGAGCCCACGCTCACGCCGACGCCGTGACGCGACGGCGCCCGCATGCTCACTTCGCGGTGACGAGCGCGAGCTCGCGGTGCACCACGACGCCGGCGGCGTCGAGCACCGCCGCGTCGCCGCAGACCAGCTCGGGGAAGGTGTTCGGTCGCAGCTTCTTGGTCTTCTTGTGCACGAGCTCGAGCGCGGCTGCGTCGGCCGCGATCGCGCCGAAGAACTTGTCCGGGCCGATCTCGAGCTCGACGAAGCGCACCGATTCGAGGCCCGCGACGCGCGACAGCGCCTTGGTCATCTTGGGGTAGTCGTTGGCGTCGTCCCAGGCCTTGCGGCGCATGAGCAGGCTGAGACGCTGCTCGCACGTGCCACCCGACGCGGTCGGCCACGGCACGTACGGCTGCGTGATCTCGCGCCCGTCGATCAGCTCGCCACAACGCAGCGGGTGCGCGGTCGCTCGCGAGTGCAGCACCGCGCGGTAGAAGCGGCCTGGCGCCCCCTTGCCGCGACGCTGCACCACGAACTCGGCCTCCGCCCACACGTCGTCGGGCCCCGCGGCGTGCAGCCGACGCAGGCGCAGCGCCTCGCCCTCGAAGAACGCCGACGGCGGCACCGCGATCTCGATCGGGGTCTCGCCGTCGAGTCGCCACAGTCGCCCGCCGACGTTCTCGTAGCCGTCGCCGCCGGTGCGGATCCACGGGGTTCCGAACGGCACCCCCGCGAGCTCCACCACCGGCTTGCCATCGGGCAGGGTGATGCTTCGCCAGCTCTGGCCGTCGTGCCGTGCCAGCAGGCTGCCACCGATCCACGGGTGGCCCTCGGGATCGACCTCGATGGTGCGCACGACCGCGCCCTTGGGCAGCGCGATCTCGGTCCACGCGTCGTCGTGGCCGTGCCAGAGCTTGCTCGACTCGGCCACGACGTAGAAGCCGTCCTTGCCGTCGAACGCGATGCTCGAGCCGTCCTTCGGCCGCTCCCAGCTCGAGCCGGCGACGCGGAGATCGTGGGTGTGGCCGGCGAGGTCGTCGCGACGCCAGTGGGTGACGAAGACGTGCTTGCCCTCGCAGGTCCAGGTTGCCACCGCGTCGCCGGCCGCGAGCACGCGCGCATCGATGACCTCGGCGGTCTTGCAGCCCGCCTTCGCCAGGCCGCGATCGAAGCGGGGTCCCTTGGGTTTGCCGCGCACGACGGCGAACTTCGCCCCACCGTCCGCGCCTGCGCCCAGTGCCAACAGCGACTGATCGTACCAGGCGTAGAGCCGCTCGACGCCGCCGTCGTTGTCCTTGAACGGGTCCAGCTCGACCCAGCCGTCGTTGGTCTGGCGATACGCACCGCGGATGCCTTCGCGCGAGAACTCCATCACCTCGGCGAACAGCGCGTCGGGGTAGCGGCCGCCGAGCTCCTCGATCCGCGGCACGCGGGACTGCCACGCCGGTGCTGGCTCCGCACTCGCGAGCGCGGTGCCGACGCGCTCGGCCGCACGCCCGCTCGCGTCGAGACGCACGATGTCTCCGCCGTCGTAGTGCACGAGCGTGTCGTCACCGACCAGCGACACGCCCATGTAGCGACAGCGCCCCTCGACCGCGACGTGGAGCGCGGTTGGAGGTGGCACCACGACCGGCTCGCTCGGCGGGGCCTCGGTGGCGGCGACGACTGGTGTGCTCGGCACCGGCGCGTCGGGCGAGGCCTCGCTCGCAGGGCTCGCGGTGCTGGGATCGATCGCGGGCTCGTTGCCGTGATCGGTGCAGGCACCCGACCACAGCGACAGCGACGCGAGGCACAGGGCGACGGGGAGGCGGCGTTTCATGGGCTTGCTCCTGCCGCGTCGAGGCGGCCTTGGGTGACGACGGTCTCGCCGAAGATCTCCGCGTCGTCGCCGTCGTGCGGCAACGCGACACGCTGGTGGACCACGCGCCACACGATCGCGTGGGCGTCGACGGCGTCGCCCAGCTCGAACTCGACGTCGACGACGCCGTTGCGATCCGCGAGTGACGGTGCTCCGGGTCGATCGTCGTGGGTCACCGGCCCACCCGGGCCTGCGAAGTGGCGGGCCAACGCCCGCGCGTCGTAGGCGACGGCGTCGCCGTCGGCGTCAACCGCCTCGACGTCGACCCACAGCCGGCGGAACAGATCGCCGGTGGGGAACGCGTGGCCGATGCGACCCGGCGTCAGCTGCAGCGACACATGGCCGCCCGCGGTGCGGGTGGCGGCGACGTCGATCGCGTCGCGCAGCATGCCGGGGTCGCGGGAGGCCGCGAACGCGTGGCTGCGGTGGCGCAGTGCGCCTTCGCCGACCCACGGCATGTGGCACTCGGCGCAGCTCACCGCGGCATACGTGGAAACCGCGTGCTCGGTGAGGGTCGACTGCATCGCCAGCGCAGGTGTCCGCGGGAACGCGAACTCATGGCAGCCGCCGCAGGCGTCGACGTCGGCGAATGCGGAGGTGCGCGTCACCGGATGGGGCGCCGGGGCGTCGCGGGTTGGCGTGGGCACGGCGAGCGTGATCGAGTCGGCGCCATGGGGCACGTGGCACGTGACACACGCCACCCCGATGGTTCCCTGCGCGGCGCCGGGGATCTGCGTCGGGTCGGCCTCGGGCGCGTGGCAGCCCCGGCAGAATCGCCCGCGTTCCACCGCGATGGCGCGCTGGAAGTCCGGGTCCGCGTAGGCGCTGCGGTGCTGCGAGCCCTGCCACTCGAGGGCCTGCGCGGCATGACAGCGCACGCAGCCGTCGTTCAGCGTGACGCGCCCCGACGCCGGTGCCGACGCGGTGGGGCCAGGCATCGTCGCGACCGCGGCGTCTTCACGCGGCCGCGCCGGCGCCGGGTGACAGGCGATCGAAAGCGCGAGCGTGCACCAATGAAGCTCGCGTAGCACGGCGTCGAAGAGGGTAACGCGCGCGGGTAGGGGACAACTTCCGCCCGTCGTCAGCAGGTGAACGCCGGCCCGAGGATGCAGGCGCCCGCGGGGCCGCACTTCGGGGCCACCTCGCCGTCCTTGCACGGCGCGAAGTCACGCTTGCGCAGCGCCTTGGGCCGCGCGATCGGGTGCAGCCGCGGCGACGGGTCGAACCAGCAGTCGCGATCGGTGGTGCACGGCACCGGCTCGAACCACGTGAACGTGCAGCCCTTCGCCGGATCGACACAATCGCACGAGGGCCCGAGGTCGACACCCGGCGTGGTGCGAAGGCCCTCGGGCACGCCGTCGGTATCGGCGACGCAGCGGCCGGCGGCGCGATCGACCATGCAGCCACGGACCTCGCATGTGCCGCTCGGCGCAGGGGCGGTCGTGGGCTTGGTCGTACAGGCGCCGTCGATGCAGCCGCAGCGACCGGGTGGTGGCACCGACTCGTCGCAGGACTGCCTTGCCGTGGGCTCGACGCAGCGCGTGGGTCTGCACGCGTCGTCCCAGCCACAGTCCGCATCGCTCACGCACGCGACCGCCGAGCGATGATCGCGGCCGAGCTTCGCGACGGTAGGCGCAGGATCGGCAGGCGCACGCCCGTCCAAACCTCGCGGTGCGGCGACCGTCGGTGCGGCGACCGTCGGTGCGGAGACCGTTGGCGCGGCGACCGTTGGCGTCGGTGTGGAGGGGCGGGCCGGCGGGGTGTTCGGCGTCGCCTCCGGTCGAGGTCCAGCGCAGCCGATCCACAGCAAGAGGCCCAACACGCGGGTGGCGGCACCGACCGGCATCCTCGCATGGTGCCGCGCGGGCCACATGCGAGCAAGCAGACCACGGGATCAGAGCGGGAGTTCGACCGGACCATCGTGCGCGACGCCGATCGCGGTTGCCGGCGACGTCGCTAGTCGATTTCCTTGTCGGCCTGCGTCGACTTCGCGCCGCTGACCTGCACCAGCAGGTGGAGGCCGTCGGCGTACATGGTCGAAAGTGCCTCCAGCTGCGCGGCGCTCGCGAGCTCTGCGTCGGCGAGCGCCGCCGCGTCATTGCCGAGCTGCGCGCGCACGCTGGCGACCTCTGAGCTCGGCATCGTCGCCGTGGGCGTGATGCCGTCGAGGCACGCGGTGTCACCCTTGCAGGCCATCACCGCCCGGAGCGCGAGTCG encodes the following:
- a CDS encoding PLP-dependent transferase; the protein is MARIDTDLIHAGEPRPRIAGAVVAPIFQSSTFAHSSDPSAAAGDYHDLRYLRLSNSPTHQALHAKLAVLEGAEAGLVAASGMAAITTTLLSVLRSGDHVIAQRCLYGGTHDFMTQDLAALGISVTFVGGDDREGWAQAVRPTTRVFYCESLTNPTLELADLRGIAGFARERGLISMIDNTFATPVNLRPVALGFDLVLHSATKYLNGHSDLVAGAVMGRAELVAGVHRKLNHLGGSLDPHAAFLLQRGLKTLAVRVRHHNASALALARMLATHPRVLRVRYPGLADHPAHARARELLTGFGGMLSFELHGGAAVAHAVIAALRLPVEAPSLGGPETLVTRPAATSHVGLDPATRASLGITDALVRVSVGLEDADDLCEDFTQALARA
- a CDS encoding DUF4336 domain-containing protein, giving the protein MLIDHGGDIFTATTQLRLTGIRMPIAMTVVRLPDGRLWLLSPIVPDAGLLEAVAAKGEVAYIVAPNSFHHLFVQPWATRFPGAQLWASPGLREKRPDLAFAGIHGDGREPWADAIASIAIAGAPKVGETVFFHRASRTLVVTELLFNIHRTEGFFTPWVLRMMGVHRRLGQSRAWRLLTKDRSAAAASARAVLGLGAQRLVFAHGDVIDALPEGELERALSWMLAGAPALTAAA
- a CDS encoding MarR family transcriptional regulator; translated protein: MARVPPNQVAALERAKAASFAQLLLQCARRFDELAIARVRDRSGIDLRSAHTSLFPHIDLAGTRLTELARRLGVSKQAVAPLVDDLVEMGALERVPDPDDARAKLIVFAKRRGRVRIHDGLAVLGELEAEAAAAVGKDKLRTLHAILGELLVWLRERGDADPG
- a CDS encoding DUF4136 domain-containing protein, with translation MTRGAEAPPRPSTRRHVLGWLAAATVSAALGCAPKARAERVAEFPLETSTRYAWITDEPVLIQLGEPQANVRTEANELRLRAAIDAALAKRGFQVVSRDEAQVLVAFSVGTTVRYRLEGSTSGSIAGLEPGEKQTKGTLNIYLVDHASRREVWHGWTSKWLSKGDDPDATVHEAVEAVMAAFPGTR